The proteins below come from a single Haladaptatus paucihalophilus DX253 genomic window:
- a CDS encoding ribonucleotide-diphosphate reductase subunit beta, translated as MPILDTDNEHDPNKILPLDYDWARDYYEAGVNNNWVPEEIPMQDDISQWNGDALSDAERQLIEWNLGFFSTAESLTANNIVLALYEYVTAPECRQYLLRQAYEEAIHTDTFIYCCDSLGFDPDYLYGMYDRVPSIAEKDEFVVDLTRAIDRPDFTIETDADVREFLRDLVGFYVIMEGVFFYAGFAMMLGLKRQNKMVGIGQQFEYILRDESLHVGFGVDLINEIRAENPNAWTDAFGDEVTDLITNAVELEKIYAYEACPDEILGMSAAQFAEYVEHIADRRLAQLDLDEQYGTENPFPWMSEQVDLNKEKNFFETQVTEYQSGGSLDW; from the coding sequence ATGCCGATACTCGACACCGACAACGAACACGACCCGAACAAGATACTGCCGCTCGACTACGACTGGGCCCGCGACTACTACGAGGCGGGCGTCAACAACAACTGGGTTCCGGAGGAAATCCCGATGCAGGACGACATCTCCCAGTGGAACGGCGACGCCCTGTCCGACGCCGAGCGCCAACTCATCGAGTGGAACCTCGGGTTCTTCTCGACGGCGGAATCGCTCACCGCGAACAACATCGTCCTCGCGCTCTACGAGTACGTGACGGCTCCGGAGTGTCGCCAGTACCTCCTCCGACAGGCCTACGAGGAGGCGATTCACACGGACACGTTCATCTACTGCTGTGACTCGCTCGGCTTCGACCCCGACTACCTCTACGGGATGTACGACCGGGTTCCCTCCATCGCCGAGAAGGACGAGTTCGTCGTGGACCTGACCCGCGCCATCGACCGCCCCGATTTCACCATCGAAACCGACGCCGACGTCCGCGAGTTCCTCCGCGACCTCGTTGGCTTCTACGTCATCATGGAGGGCGTCTTCTTCTACGCAGGATTCGCCATGATGCTCGGCCTGAAGCGCCAGAACAAGATGGTCGGCATCGGCCAGCAGTTCGAGTACATCCTGCGCGACGAGTCGCTCCACGTCGGGTTCGGCGTGGACCTCATCAACGAAATCCGCGCGGAGAACCCGAACGCGTGGACGGACGCGTTCGGCGACGAGGTGACCGATCTCATCACGAACGCCGTCGAGTTGGAGAAAATTTACGCGTACGAGGCCTGCCCGGACGAAATCCTCGGCATGAGCGCGGCGCAGTTCGCCGAGTACGTCGAGCACATCGCCGACCGCAGACTGGCGCAACTCGACCTCGACGAACAGTACGGGACGGAGAATCCCTTCCCGTGGATGTCCGAGCAGGTGGACCTCAACAAGGAGAAGAACTTCTTCGAAACGCAAGTCACGGAGTATCAGAGCGGCGGGTCGCTCGACTGGTAG
- a CDS encoding ribonucleoside-diphosphate reductase subunit alpha, with amino-acid sequence MSQRTPTTTIDVRSILDRARTGYETAFPEDECETLASEIERTLYDGASTDEVYQAVTQAFSARVEREPAFKRIAAAAFRQGYYHEVIGENLRGYELDREYRATFIENLERAVEIGRLDERLPERFDLDDLASYLEPDRDERFEYMAMETLAQRYFLKTEENGERLELPQAFWMRVAMGLAVEEDDPQRRAKEFYDVLSKLEFTPSTPTLFHSGSTHPQLSSCYLTTVSDDLEHIFDSYNHHAHLSKWSGGLGNDWTNLRASGALIESTGVESTGVVPFLRISNDVTAAINRSGKRRGAACAYLACWHLDFPAFIDLKRNTGDERRRTPDMNTAAWIPDLFMKRVEAGEEWTLFSPDEVPDLHDLSGEAFAEKYREYEKQAEAGEFRQYERVDAEELWRKTLTRLFETGHPWLTFKDPCNVRSPQDHAGTVHSSNLCTEITLNTSEDEHAVCNLGSVNFATHVSGGELNHDHLAETIETAMRMLDNVVDLCFYPTDEAEHSNMQHRPVGLGTMGFHDALMELGIPMDSEDAIEKANRWQEFVSYHAIHNSSKLAAERGTYPSYEGSKWDRGMLPQDTVDTLEAERGREIPTEREETLDWYVVREHVEEHGMRNSNTMAIAPTATVSTINGTTPSIEPMYSNLYVKSNMSGEFTVVNDHLVDDLKALELWDEEMVDRIKYHDGTIQEIDAVPDDLKELYRGAFEIDPRHQLRLTAHRQTWIDQSVSHNVFFPSTDGTLLDDVYKTAWRLGLKTTYYLRTLGASGIEKSTLDMAEYGKSQHRDGFGTDPDDDGSGDADDGDGETDLCTVEDPTCDACQ; translated from the coding sequence ATGAGTCAACGAACACCGACGACGACCATCGACGTACGGTCCATCCTCGACCGAGCACGAACAGGCTACGAAACCGCATTCCCCGAGGACGAGTGTGAAACCCTCGCCAGCGAAATCGAACGCACCCTCTACGACGGCGCGTCCACAGACGAAGTGTATCAGGCCGTTACCCAAGCGTTTTCGGCGCGCGTCGAGCGCGAACCGGCGTTCAAACGAATCGCGGCCGCGGCCTTCCGACAGGGATACTACCACGAAGTCATCGGCGAGAACCTCCGGGGTTACGAACTGGACCGCGAGTACCGCGCGACCTTCATCGAGAACCTCGAACGCGCGGTCGAAATCGGACGCCTCGACGAGCGACTACCCGAGCGATTCGACCTCGACGACCTCGCGTCCTATCTCGAACCGGACCGCGACGAGCGCTTCGAATACATGGCGATGGAGACGCTGGCCCAGCGCTACTTCCTCAAAACCGAGGAGAACGGCGAGCGACTCGAACTCCCGCAAGCGTTCTGGATGCGGGTCGCCATGGGCCTCGCCGTCGAAGAGGACGACCCGCAACGCCGGGCCAAGGAGTTCTACGACGTCCTCTCGAAGCTGGAGTTCACCCCTTCGACGCCGACGCTGTTCCACAGCGGCTCGACCCATCCGCAGCTCTCCTCGTGCTATCTGACGACCGTCTCGGACGACCTCGAACACATCTTCGATTCGTACAACCACCACGCCCACCTCTCGAAGTGGAGCGGCGGCCTCGGCAACGACTGGACCAACCTCCGGGCGAGCGGCGCGCTCATCGAATCGACCGGCGTCGAATCGACCGGCGTCGTGCCGTTCCTCCGCATCAGCAACGACGTGACGGCGGCCATCAACCGCTCCGGGAAGCGACGCGGCGCGGCCTGTGCCTACCTCGCCTGCTGGCACCTCGACTTCCCGGCGTTCATCGACCTGAAGCGCAACACCGGCGACGAGCGGCGGCGCACGCCGGACATGAACACGGCCGCGTGGATTCCGGACCTGTTCATGAAGCGGGTCGAAGCGGGCGAGGAGTGGACGCTGTTCAGCCCCGACGAGGTGCCCGACCTCCACGACCTGTCCGGCGAGGCGTTCGCCGAGAAGTATCGGGAGTACGAGAAGCAGGCGGAGGCGGGCGAGTTCAGGCAGTACGAGCGCGTCGATGCCGAAGAACTGTGGCGAAAGACGCTCACGCGACTGTTCGAGACGGGCCACCCGTGGCTGACGTTCAAGGACCCGTGTAACGTCCGCTCGCCGCAGGACCACGCCGGGACGGTCCACTCCTCGAACCTCTGTACCGAAATCACGCTGAACACGAGCGAGGACGAACACGCCGTCTGCAACCTCGGCAGCGTGAACTTTGCGACGCACGTTTCGGGCGGCGAACTGAATCACGACCACCTCGCCGAGACCATCGAAACCGCGATGCGGATGCTGGACAACGTGGTTGACCTCTGCTTTTACCCGACGGACGAGGCCGAACACTCGAACATGCAGCATCGGCCGGTGGGGCTCGGCACGATGGGATTCCACGACGCGCTGATGGAACTGGGAATCCCCATGGACTCCGAGGACGCGATCGAGAAAGCGAACCGCTGGCAGGAGTTCGTCTCCTACCACGCCATTCACAACTCCTCGAAGCTCGCGGCGGAGCGCGGGACCTACCCGTCCTACGAGGGGTCGAAGTGGGACCGCGGGATGCTCCCGCAGGATACCGTAGATACGCTCGAAGCCGAACGGGGCCGCGAAATTCCGACCGAACGCGAGGAGACGCTCGACTGGTACGTCGTCCGCGAACACGTCGAGGAACACGGCATGCGGAACTCGAACACGATGGCCATCGCGCCGACGGCGACCGTCTCGACTATCAACGGAACCACGCCCTCCATCGAACCGATGTACTCGAACCTCTACGTGAAATCGAACATGTCCGGGGAGTTCACCGTCGTCAACGACCACCTCGTGGACGACTTGAAAGCCCTCGAACTGTGGGACGAGGAGATGGTGGACCGCATCAAGTACCACGACGGGACGATTCAGGAAATCGACGCCGTACCGGACGACCTGAAGGAACTGTACCGGGGTGCGTTCGAAATCGACCCGCGCCACCAACTCCGCCTGACCGCGCACCGACAGACGTGGATAGACCAGTCCGTCTCGCACAACGTCTTTTTCCCCTCGACCGACGGCACGCTGCTCGACGACGTGTACAAGACGGCGTGGCGGTTGGGACTGAAGACGACCTACTATCTCCGCACGCTCGGCGCGTCGGGAATCGAGAAATCGACGCTCGACATGGCCGAATACGGAAAGAGCCAGCACCGGGACGGATTCGGAACCGACCCCGACGACGACGGGAGCGGGGACGCCGACGACGGAGACGGCGAAACCGATCTCTGTACCGTCGAGGACCCCACCTGCGACGCCTGCCAGTGA
- the nrdR gene encoding transcriptional regulator NrdR, which produces MDCPDCGNERTRVIDTTSADGTSVRRRRECQRCSFRFTTYERPEWDSLQVKKRDGNIESFSREKLRAGIERAVEKRHVSEADVTALVEAVESELGNRETRIVSSSLVGDLVSERLRELDQVAYIRFVSVYKAFSEPEEFLRELDAVLDAELDDDPPHPTDDTDNP; this is translated from the coding sequence ATGGACTGCCCGGACTGCGGGAACGAGCGGACGCGAGTCATCGACACTACGAGTGCCGACGGAACATCGGTACGGCGGCGGCGCGAGTGCCAACGCTGCTCGTTTCGGTTTACCACGTACGAGCGTCCGGAGTGGGACTCCCTCCAGGTGAAAAAGCGCGACGGGAACATCGAGTCGTTCAGCCGCGAGAAGCTCCGCGCGGGTATCGAACGAGCCGTGGAGAAGCGCCACGTGAGCGAGGCGGACGTGACGGCCTTGGTGGAAGCGGTCGAGTCCGAGTTGGGAAACCGAGAAACTCGAATCGTCTCGTCCAGCCTCGTCGGCGACCTCGTTTCCGAACGCCTCCGCGAACTCGACCAGGTCGCGTACATCCGGTTCGTTTCGGTGTACAAGGCCTTTTCCGAACCCGAGGAATTCCTCCGCGAACTCGACGCCGTTCTCGACGCGGAACTCGACGATGACCCGCCGCATCCAACCGATGATACCGATAATCCATGA
- a CDS encoding Rieske (2Fe-2S) protein — protein sequence MSSETDHNFQKAIDLEELKEAGRKVISIDDKSLLFFYHESKINCCEPRCPHMGFPLTKGSVDDGILTCHWHHARFELSCGDTFDPFADDVRTYPVEVRDGDVYVQPNPPRDEPPEEHWRNRLEHGLRENISLVVAKSVIGLESEEVPSTVPVELGTEFGTHYRQAGWGRGLTTLGVMTNLLPALRPEDRRRALYVGLTEVADNCSGEPPFFVQEALSTDDVSAERLTEWFRDNIEVRDSDGAERVLRAGITADLDESDIAGMLVAAATDHLYLDTGHRLDFINKAFETLDHIGWERADDVLPSLVPGLTSANRAEENSSWRQPIDVAQLCFDAAEELPDLLEAGEGKTWEEPDDFVDVLLGENPHAIVDAVTDAIENGATATELTRVVTFAAARRVAHFGTSNEFRDWNTVHHTYTYANAVNGLSRRTDAPEVYRGVFDAAMNVYLDRFLNTPPTPIPDPDGDRDPDAALDELMETFEVEADEEVDLAGESTADYLAAGGDADRLKRKLGEALVREDVGFHTRQNVEVAFGQYDALAAERTEESERRARIHLIATARYLSAHTPTRRAGEQTFRIAERLNRGENIHEMD from the coding sequence ATGAGTTCGGAAACAGATCATAACTTCCAAAAAGCGATAGATCTTGAAGAATTAAAAGAAGCAGGGAGAAAAGTTATTTCAATTGATGATAAATCACTATTATTTTTCTACCATGAATCAAAAATTAACTGTTGTGAACCGCGTTGCCCGCACATGGGGTTCCCGCTCACGAAGGGGTCGGTCGACGACGGCATCCTCACCTGTCACTGGCACCACGCGCGGTTCGAACTGTCCTGCGGGGACACGTTCGACCCGTTCGCCGACGACGTGCGGACCTATCCCGTCGAGGTCCGGGACGGGGACGTATACGTCCAACCGAATCCACCGCGGGACGAACCGCCCGAAGAACATTGGCGGAATCGACTCGAACACGGCCTTCGAGAGAACATCAGCCTCGTCGTCGCCAAATCGGTCATCGGGTTGGAGTCCGAGGAGGTTCCGTCCACCGTCCCGGTGGAACTCGGGACGGAGTTCGGAACGCACTACCGCCAAGCCGGGTGGGGTCGGGGACTGACGACGCTGGGCGTGATGACGAACCTCCTTCCCGCGCTCCGCCCGGAGGACCGCCGCCGGGCGCTCTACGTCGGATTGACGGAGGTGGCGGACAACTGTTCCGGCGAACCGCCGTTCTTCGTGCAGGAGGCGCTTTCGACGGACGACGTGTCGGCCGAACGGCTCACGGAGTGGTTCCGCGACAACATCGAAGTTCGGGACTCGGACGGCGCGGAGCGCGTCCTTCGAGCGGGAATCACGGCGGACCTCGACGAGTCCGACATCGCGGGGATGCTCGTCGCCGCCGCGACGGACCACTTGTACCTCGATACCGGCCACCGGTTGGACTTCATCAACAAGGCGTTCGAGACGCTCGACCACATCGGGTGGGAGCGCGCGGACGACGTGCTCCCCAGCCTCGTCCCCGGACTGACGTCGGCCAACCGCGCGGAGGAGAACTCCTCGTGGCGACAGCCCATCGACGTGGCGCAACTGTGTTTCGACGCCGCCGAGGAACTGCCGGACCTGCTCGAAGCGGGCGAGGGCAAGACGTGGGAGGAACCCGACGACTTCGTGGACGTGCTCCTCGGCGAGAACCCGCACGCCATCGTGGACGCGGTGACGGACGCCATCGAGAACGGCGCGACGGCGACCGAACTCACCCGCGTCGTGACGTTCGCCGCGGCGCGACGGGTCGCCCACTTCGGCACGTCGAACGAGTTCCGCGACTGGAACACGGTCCATCACACGTACACCTACGCGAACGCGGTGAACGGGCTCTCCCGGCGGACTGACGCACCGGAGGTGTACCGCGGCGTCTTCGATGCCGCGATGAACGTCTACCTCGACCGATTCCTCAACACGCCGCCGACGCCGATTCCAGACCCGGACGGGGACCGTGACCCCGACGCCGCGCTCGACGAGCTGATGGAGACCTTCGAGGTGGAAGCCGACGAAGAGGTGGACCTCGCCGGGGAATCGACCGCGGACTACCTCGCCGCCGGAGGCGACGCGGACCGACTGAAGCGAAAACTCGGGGAGGCGTTGGTGCGCGAGGACGTCGGCTTCCACACCCGACAGAACGTCGAAGTGGCCTTCGGGCAGTACGACGCGCTCGCGGCCGAAAGAACCGAAGAGAGCGAACGAAGGGCGCGGATTCACCTCATCGCCACCGCGCGCTACCTCTCGGCCCACACGCCGACGCGGCGAGCGGGCGAGCAGACGTTCCGAATCGCGGAACGGCTCAACCGCGGCGAGAACATCCACGAAATGGACTGA
- a CDS encoding DUF4365 domain-containing protein: MVDQDDGEISPAPYPDSDTDEQATIEILERLFPDEIKSHIDSRDKVPNHDGHLEIVDSNGSPVGRIIVQIKKLPDEKRDPPRKQLKTNHLAYCRTVSDPFVLIVVDVDNDIGYWKHITPEWFKEKNLDSQKSKTVRFDEENLIAEESDYKIDWMNIIEDTKKRIENYEEYEDLKDRANPAIGETKDRFRNIHLFIDKFNHLLNTDFQVIKEKQYPSVWKFGFGSIDYGEESLHYTLYPIQNNENDAQIRDLDSDWEEIRKLGASRRSGVAGNPIERDPERFAYNAIRKEAEKQIKDRNLSYSNSTFLAKEYVYPFAHKYAPLLGLNRSSEYQVNNIRDGYYRHLQFWLTEEISDILREHSIGEVGVHLEGYLDRKEDPRFATIHESAEKQTQEASTDPPKHRIHGSDFDQEILERMIDVLVESPMTTLTKPYVEKDRARDEVGSVDTIWDLYSDDAIIENAKSYYTNYPYEYQNLLRQNFDSLESEFSYPTTEFLLVIIDIENIRAGMGGGWCIHQFWLESNEDELRVEFHRTTDPEIPEEIEMRMDMLEYGGQDYPIIAQSSSGDHKLMEIARDNKPVFEDVHKALDRDLEAYLREREANIIPGAMR, translated from the coding sequence ATGGTCGATCAAGACGACGGTGAAATCTCTCCTGCTCCCTACCCGGATTCGGATACGGATGAACAAGCTACGATAGAGATCTTAGAGCGGCTATTTCCAGATGAAATAAAATCGCATATCGACTCACGAGATAAAGTTCCCAATCATGATGGTCATCTTGAAATCGTTGATTCGAATGGAAGCCCTGTGGGCCGGATTATTGTCCAAATTAAGAAATTACCCGATGAGAAGCGTGACCCACCACGAAAACAGCTAAAGACAAACCATCTTGCTTACTGTCGTACAGTTTCTGATCCATTTGTACTAATCGTCGTTGATGTTGACAACGATATAGGATACTGGAAACACATAACACCAGAGTGGTTTAAGGAGAAAAATCTGGATTCACAAAAATCCAAAACAGTCCGTTTTGATGAGGAGAACCTGATTGCAGAAGAGAGTGATTATAAGATCGACTGGATGAATATAATTGAGGACACAAAAAAGAGAATTGAAAACTACGAAGAATACGAAGATCTAAAAGATAGAGCCAATCCAGCAATCGGAGAAACGAAAGATAGGTTTAGAAATATACATTTATTCATAGACAAATTCAATCACCTTTTAAATACAGACTTCCAGGTTATCAAAGAAAAGCAATACCCCAGTGTTTGGAAATTTGGCTTCGGGAGTATTGACTATGGGGAGGAGAGCTTGCACTATACTCTGTATCCGATTCAGAATAATGAAAACGATGCACAAATCCGAGATCTTGACTCGGATTGGGAAGAAATCCGCAAGTTGGGTGCTTCACGACGGAGTGGAGTCGCCGGTAATCCAATCGAAAGAGATCCAGAGCGGTTTGCCTACAACGCTATAAGAAAAGAAGCAGAAAAGCAGATTAAGGATAGGAATCTCAGCTACTCGAACAGCACGTTTCTTGCAAAAGAATATGTCTATCCGTTTGCTCACAAATATGCTCCATTACTGGGACTAAATCGAAGTTCAGAATATCAAGTGAATAATATTAGGGATGGATATTATCGTCACCTACAATTTTGGCTTACAGAGGAAATAAGCGATATTCTTCGCGAACACAGCATTGGTGAAGTAGGTGTTCATTTAGAAGGATACTTAGATCGGAAAGAAGATCCCCGATTTGCAACAATCCACGAATCTGCAGAGAAACAGACGCAGGAAGCTTCCACTGATCCCCCGAAACATCGAATCCATGGCTCAGATTTTGACCAAGAGATCCTAGAAAGGATGATTGATGTACTTGTAGAAAGTCCAATGACCACGTTAACAAAACCCTATGTGGAAAAAGATAGGGCAAGAGATGAGGTTGGGTCAGTAGACACCATCTGGGACTTATATTCGGATGACGCGATCATTGAAAACGCAAAAAGTTATTATACTAACTACCCATATGAATATCAAAATTTACTGAGGCAAAATTTCGATTCTTTGGAATCAGAATTTTCGTATCCCACTACTGAATTTCTCCTCGTAATCATTGATATCGAAAACATTCGAGCGGGCATGGGTGGTGGTTGGTGTATACACCAATTTTGGCTCGAAAGTAATGAGGATGAGTTAAGAGTGGAATTCCATCGAACTACCGACCCAGAGATTCCAGAAGAGATTGAAATGCGTATGGATATGCTTGAATATGGGGGACAAGATTATCCAATAATTGCACAATCATCTTCAGGTGATCATAAACTAATGGAGATAGCACGAGATAATAAACCTGTTTTCGAGGATGTCCATAAGGCACTCGACCGCGATCTTGAAGCTTATTTGCGTGAAAGAGAGGCGAACATTATTCCCGGAGCTATGAGGTGA
- a CDS encoding Rieske (2Fe-2S) protein, whose product MATEQSFVRVADADDLREDNPQIVQADGHSIGLFFHEGEVHAVDNRCPHMGSRYP is encoded by the coding sequence ATGGCAACCGAACAATCGTTCGTCCGGGTCGCCGACGCGGACGACCTCCGGGAAGATAACCCGCAAATCGTCCAGGCGGACGGCCACTCCATCGGACTCTTTTTCCACGAAGGAGAGGTTCACGCCGTCGATAACCGGTGCCCGCATATGGGTTCTAGGTATCCATGA
- a CDS encoding AsnC family transcriptional regulator translates to MRQLDDTDREIIRLLVEDARRPYNEIAETVGLSPPTVSDRVERLREIGIIRRFTADLDQGILIDGLSLLVTVNAKPGHVDAIKGSLGSFDGVEHVFVTADAHIVCKANLHEHAVEALLSDAIEEDAVRDYDVQLLVDEEWNPQPGTIEFAPDCVECGNTVTNEGESTRIDGELYHFCCSSCKGQFAERYERLQEGAAD, encoded by the coding sequence ATGCGACAACTCGACGACACTGACCGGGAGATAATCCGGTTGCTTGTAGAGGACGCACGCCGCCCCTACAACGAAATCGCGGAAACGGTCGGCCTCTCGCCGCCGACGGTCTCCGACCGCGTGGAACGGTTACGAGAAATCGGTATCATCCGCCGGTTCACCGCGGATTTGGACCAAGGAATTCTCATCGACGGCCTCTCGTTGCTCGTCACGGTCAACGCCAAACCGGGACACGTGGACGCCATCAAGGGCTCGCTCGGTTCGTTCGACGGCGTGGAACACGTCTTCGTCACCGCCGACGCGCACATCGTCTGCAAGGCGAACTTACACGAACACGCGGTCGAGGCGCTGCTCTCCGACGCCATCGAGGAGGACGCCGTACGCGATTACGACGTCCAGTTGCTCGTTGACGAGGAGTGGAACCCGCAACCGGGAACCATCGAGTTCGCCCCGGATTGCGTCGAGTGTGGCAACACCGTCACGAACGAGGGGGAATCGACGCGCATCGACGGCGAATTGTACCACTTCTGTTGTTCGTCGTGCAAAGGGCAGTTCGCCGAGCGATACGAACGACTACAGGAAGGTGCCGCCGACTGA